One window of the Thermostaphylospora chromogena genome contains the following:
- a CDS encoding ParA family protein translates to MVIIDTPPENTLLVDLALGAARWLIMPTKTDGGGLVGMQLLAERYIIAREINPDLELLGVVLFGTTRGATAIHRSVRDQVERAFGTGTSPMLTAMIGHSRADRGGEPRPRPSGARARIGCGESTRMVGGAAGWRPYGATHPADSGQRG, encoded by the coding sequence GTGGTGATCATCGATACCCCGCCCGAGAACACGCTGCTGGTCGATCTGGCGCTTGGCGCGGCCCGATGGTTGATCATGCCGACGAAGACGGACGGCGGCGGCCTCGTCGGCATGCAGCTACTCGCCGAGCGGTACATCATCGCCCGCGAGATCAACCCTGATCTAGAGCTGCTCGGCGTGGTCCTGTTCGGTACCACTCGGGGCGCGACCGCGATTCACCGGAGCGTGCGCGATCAGGTCGAACGCGCGTTTGGTACTGGCACCTCGCCGATGCTTACGGCGATGATCGGCCACTCAAGAGCGGATCGCGGTGGAGAGCCGCGCCCTCGGCCGAGTGGCGCACGAGCTCGAATCGGATGCGGCGAGTCAACCCGCATGGTGGGAGGCGCTGCGGGCTGGCGACCGTACGGCGCGACGCATCCCGCCGACAGCGGCCAACGTGGCTGA
- a CDS encoding ParA family protein translates to MIAVANDKGGVGKTSITANLSALYATAGYRVLALDLNRQANLSDDLGYRGSPVDDQGAACSPRYWPVNRCGRYRYLGGWPRRRAGGVALGDLTGVMVGRVQQRGRQAFGRSLYHWHPWQPV, encoded by the coding sequence GTGATCGCAGTAGCGAACGACAAGGGCGGCGTCGGCAAGACCAGCATCACGGCGAACCTCAGTGCTTTGTACGCGACCGCGGGTTACCGCGTGCTTGCCCTTGACCTCAACCGACAGGCCAATCTGTCAGATGATCTCGGCTACCGTGGCAGTCCGGTTGACGACCAGGGCGCGGCCTGCTCGCCACGCTATTGGCCGGTCAACCGGTGCGGCCGGTACCGGTACCTGGGCGGCTGGCCTCGACGTCGTGCCGGCGGTGTCGCCCTCGGCGACCTGACCGGCGTCATGGTCGGCCGAGTGCAGCAGCGCGGCCGCCAGGCGTTCGGGCGCTCGCTGTATCACTGGCACCCGTGGCAGCCGGTATGA
- a CDS encoding tyrosine-type recombinase/integrase, with translation MTEIIPTAIHRPGDAAPGAPGTGALPPVTPLVRSVGDIAGLSPRRAKGDGGEVPGADVDTVDALPDHEWALVAGWLESKLGATTRRGYLADIAAFIRWRDAVAPGVSLLQITDSHLNHYRDQLATGRAPAGLARPGRPLAAATVARRLSSLSSLYAYAVRHRSLAANPAEPVVRPKLSSEGTTPARTIEEQAALVNGAEAIAERYPADAAAVALLAVCALRVGELTALTVGQIHEDAGHCVVTFRRKGGDTARIPVPPRVCRLLAPLLDGRPTDAPLFTREDGRPFDRWRMTTALRRAATAAGINPKGLTPHTARATAATALIEAKVPLADVQKLLGHASPVTTQRYNRGTKELDGHAAYQMALLLARNG, from the coding sequence GTGACAGAGATCATCCCCACCGCGATCCACCGCCCGGGGGACGCCGCCCCGGGCGCTCCCGGCACCGGCGCGCTCCCCCCGGTCACCCCGCTGGTCCGCTCGGTCGGCGACATCGCCGGGCTGTCGCCCCGCCGCGCCAAGGGCGACGGCGGCGAGGTGCCCGGCGCCGACGTGGACACCGTGGACGCCCTGCCCGACCACGAGTGGGCGCTGGTCGCCGGGTGGCTGGAGTCCAAGCTGGGCGCGACCACCCGGCGCGGCTACCTGGCCGACATCGCCGCGTTCATCCGCTGGCGCGACGCGGTCGCTCCGGGGGTGTCCCTGTTGCAGATCACCGACAGCCACCTGAACCACTACCGCGACCAGCTCGCCACCGGTCGCGCGCCCGCCGGCCTGGCCCGGCCCGGCCGCCCACTGGCGGCCGCCACCGTCGCCCGCCGCCTGTCGAGCCTGAGCAGCTTGTACGCCTACGCGGTGCGCCACCGCTCCCTGGCGGCCAACCCCGCCGAGCCCGTCGTGCGCCCGAAGCTCTCCAGCGAGGGCACCACCCCGGCCCGCACCATCGAGGAGCAGGCCGCCCTCGTGAACGGCGCCGAGGCCATCGCCGAGCGCTACCCGGCCGACGCGGCCGCCGTCGCGCTGCTGGCCGTGTGCGCGCTGCGCGTCGGCGAGCTGACCGCGCTCACGGTCGGCCAGATCCACGAGGACGCCGGGCACTGCGTGGTGACCTTCCGCCGCAAGGGCGGCGACACCGCGCGCATCCCGGTACCGCCGCGGGTATGCCGCCTGCTGGCCCCGCTCCTCGACGGGCGGCCTACCGACGCGCCGCTGTTCACCCGCGAGGACGGCCGCCCCTTCGACCGCTGGCGGATGACCACCGCCCTGCGCCGCGCAGCCACGGCCGCCGGGATCAACCCCAAGGGCCTGACCCCGCACACTGCCCGTGCCACCGCCGCCACGGCCCTGATCGAGGCCAAGGTGCCCCTCGCCGACGTGCAAAAGCTCCTCGGCCACGCCTCACCGGTGACAACGCAGCGCTACAACCGCGGCACCAAGGAACTCGACGGGCACGCGGCCTACCAGATGGCCCTCCTCCTCGCACGCAACGGGTGA
- a CDS encoding DUF6247 family protein → MSAQPAEPHPIGYDPDEILARLPERYRPAFLADYRAAMVAAAHETWRWHDLTKTLRLWHLRSLTYSASGYEQARADAAAGVPGVPVEQVIPEWAKLASQAE, encoded by the coding sequence ATGAGCGCGCAGCCGGCCGAGCCGCACCCGATCGGGTATGACCCTGACGAGATCCTCGCCCGCCTGCCCGAGCGATACCGGCCCGCGTTCCTGGCCGACTACCGGGCAGCCATGGTCGCGGCCGCACACGAGACGTGGCGCTGGCACGACCTGACCAAGACGCTGCGCCTGTGGCATCTGCGGTCGCTGACCTACAGCGCTTCTGGGTACGAGCAGGCCCGCGCCGACGCGGCCGCGGGCGTGCCTGGGGTGCCGGTCGAACAGGTCATCCCCGAGTGGGCCAAGCTTGCCAGTCAGGCCGAGTGA
- a CDS encoding type II toxin-antitoxin system RelE family toxin, translated as MRYRVEFHAAASAQIPGLPAEAFRALVDELLIIAADPHHRGLPHPDDPSGIFREQVFGGAGLVSYMVDEAAHVVRVYAITWAG; from the coding sequence GTGAGATACCGCGTCGAGTTTCATGCGGCGGCCAGCGCGCAGATTCCCGGCCTGCCCGCCGAGGCGTTTAGGGCCCTGGTCGATGAGCTTCTCATCATCGCGGCGGACCCTCATCATCGGGGCCTGCCGCACCCTGACGACCCGAGCGGCATATTCCGGGAGCAGGTGTTCGGCGGCGCTGGTCTGGTGTCGTACATGGTCGACGAGGCCGCACATGTGGTACGGGTCTACGCGATCACGTGGGCAGGTTGA
- a CDS encoding GntR family transcriptional regulator produces MTDAIDHDAPTPVYKQLAAILRRRIEAGDLVGRLPAEADLMEIYGLGRDSVRKGLTLLKEAGLIESVQGRGTFVVPPDQRPKGEPESSE; encoded by the coding sequence GTGACCGACGCGATTGACCACGACGCGCCCACCCCCGTCTATAAGCAGCTCGCGGCCATTCTGCGGCGGCGGATCGAGGCCGGCGACCTCGTCGGCCGCCTGCCTGCCGAGGCTGACTTGATGGAGATTTACGGCCTCGGCCGCGACAGCGTGCGCAAAGGGCTGACGCTGCTGAAAGAGGCTGGGCTGATCGAGAGCGTGCAGGGCCGGGGGACCTTCGTTGTTCCGCCCGATCAGCGGCCCAAGGGCGAGCCCGAGAGCAGCGAGTAG